A portion of the Vespula vulgaris chromosome 14, iyVesVulg1.1, whole genome shotgun sequence genome contains these proteins:
- the LOC127069082 gene encoding uncharacterized protein LOC127069082, with the protein MFVKSFVLLLLINLAMTEIPSYIHICGRRNPKLNECILNSIEQIRDELIKGIPELEVPSISPLILNDLIFVDQPNVHIEAKKLIIHGLENYWPLNLKPDVEKQQIDATILYPQLNIKADYDVNTKILVPIVDQGKITADINNVTAKVLLRYKLIEKDGKKYMYFFSMTTKLNFKDIAIDIQPENNTDSTLTKAFNNFFGNNKNDIITIILPSIEKSISENILKISNNMVKHFHYDEILPDRE; encoded by the exons ATGTTCGTCAAATCTTTCGTACTACTTCTTCTGATTAATCTTGCGATGACCGAAATTC cTTCGTACATTCATATATGTGGTCGGAGGAATCCAAAATTGAACGAGTGTATTCTTAACAGCATCGAACAAATTCGagatgaattaataaaaggaATACCAGAATTAGAGGTCCCATCTATTTCTCCTTTGATCTTGAATGATCTAATATTCGTCGATCAACCAAATGTTCATATAGAGGCAAAGAAACTGATAATCCACGGACTTGAAAACTATTGGCCGTTAAATTTGAAACCTGATGTCGAAAAGCAACAAATCGATGCCACTATCTTGTATCCACAGTTAAATATCAAAGCTGATTATGATGTAAACACAAAAATTTTAGTTCCTATCGTTGACCAAGGAAAGATCACGGCAGatataa ATAACGTGACGGCAAAAGTATTGCTCcgttataaattaatagaaaaggatggtaaaaaatatatgtacttcTTTTCGATGACAACTAAACTGAACTTCAAGGATATCGCTATAGATATTCAACCAGAGAATAACACCGACAGCACCTTAACAAAAGCCTTCAACAATTTCTTcggcaataataaaaatgacataATCACTATTATTCTACCAAGCATAGAAAAGAGTATTTCGGAGAATATACTCAAAATTAGCAACAATATGGTTAAACATTTCCATTATGATGAAATTTTACCTGATAGGgaataa